The genomic DNA CTCCCAGCTGGAGTTCCAACAGAAATTTCAAGTTCCCGATGGCATCAGGTATTAAACCAGTGAGACCATTGTTTTGCAAGTTTAGGCTAATAAGCTTTCCACAGTTGGAAATTGAAGGTGGTATGATTCCATTTAGTGAATTCCAGCTGATATTGAGCACGGATAACATATTCAGCCTTCCAATCTGATTTGGAATTTCACCACTAAGCTTGTTGAGTTGAAGTTTCAGAACCTCAAGTTGGGTAAGATTTAGCAATTCATCAGGCAAAGTCCCATTCAGCTTATTCTGAGCCAAGTTCAACAATGCCAGCTTTCGATTAGAACCAATTTGAGGAGGTATGGTTCCAGTAAAGCTATTGTTATCCAACTCTAAATACGTCAAGCTGGACAAAGATACAAAGCTCGTAGAAGGAATTGGGCCGCTGAGATAATTGCTACCCAACCTTAACCTGACCAGACTGGAAGAAATGGTTACAGGAATTGGTCCAGTCAACATATTATAAGATAAATCCACAGTCTGCAAGTTTGATCCCAACAGCAACTGCGGTAGAATTCTCCCAGTTATTTTATTATAACTAAGATCTAAAATCTTGAGAGACATTGAGGGATTAGTACTAGGAAGATCAACAAAGTTGTTTTGATTGGCAGAGAAGCGCTGCAATGTTGTAATACCTAAAAGGCCTGCAGGGATTGCCCCATGCAACTGGTTGGAAGATAGAATAAGGGTTTCCAACTTGGTAAGGTTCACAAAAGATTCAGGAATAATTCCATTAAGATGATTCCCACTGAGATCAATCTTTATCAAATTCCCATGCTCCCCAATTTCACTAGCTATTTCACCCGTGAACCTATTCATAGAAAGCTCAAGTTGTTCCAGGACCCTGGATTTTCCAAGGCGGCTTGGAACTGAACCAGTGAAATGATTGAAACTAAGGTTCAAGCTTTTCAGTGCACTCAAACCATTCAACTGTGAATCGATACTTCCATTCAAAGAATTGAAAGATAAATCCAAGGATTCCAATCCAACAAACTTTTGAAAGGTAGGCAAAGAACCAACCAACATGTTCTTGCTAAAGTTCAAGCTCTTTAACCCATCAATCTCTCCACAACTGTTGAAAAACTCAACTGGGATTGAGTTGAACAAGTTGCTGGAAAAGTCGAGCGACTGCAAAGAATTAATCTGGCAAAGCAAGGGTAAGAAGCTAGAGTTTGAGAGACCAAACCCCGACAATGAAAGAGAAAGTATGGAGTCGTTGTGGGGAGCGTTGCATGTAACCCCTTCCCAAAGGCAGGGGTTCTGCTCCTTCTCAACATTCCAGGATGAATTTGCAAGCTGGTGAGAAAAGGTGATCATCGTGTTGCTCTGCTTTGAAGCAAGCTGACCGGAGACCCAAGGAAATATacagaagaggaaaaagaaggaTATGCCGTAAATGGAGCTCTTCATTTTAGCTCAATGGGAGATTATATTTCAGCTTTGTTTTTGGTATAAGTTCAGAAAAGGGTCTGGTTTGAGTTAGGGAGGGGaggagaaaagagaaagagaaaaagaaaaagatgggATTTGAGAAATTCCAAGAGGAAATTCATGGGAAAGAAAGATGAGGGGTGGGCGTGTTGGGAGTGGAGTTGACCGACTGACTAAAAACGCCACAGATAGACTGAGACAGAGACTGATGACAGCAATGGCCTTTTTCTTGGAAGAGATTGGGTTTCAGATTGTTCATGACTTTCATTCTTACAGGTTCATACTCGCGTACTTTCCATcaccttattattatcattattagcaACGTAATGAGAAAACAATCCATAAAAAGGGAAAGAATTAAAACAAAGACCCAACTGAATTCAAAGTCTTCGTTTGAGTGGAAGGAAAACTGGAGAGCCCACTTTTGAATGCTACTGTCTGCATTTAGAAAACGCGTTTCAACGACTTTTTTATTACCTTATGGACCACGTCCTTGGAACGTAAGAACTGGGATtaacatttttcttttaattccaCGTCacttaactatttaattttatctttttagttTATGGTAATTATTACAATTAACATAATAATAACATTAACTCTTAACATTTATacattatatcaatttagtcttgattctaaaaattcaattttaatatttacacattatgtaatttgatttttttgtGTGGTTTGCTTCTCTTTATAACTCTTTCACCTAAAgaggtaaaagaaaaaaaattatcaactatatttgattaaaatatacaaaatatgGAAACAACAAAAAATTTAAGATAATAATTTTcacttttttcattcttttaaaattaaccctcaatATAGTCGGGGTAAGCCGAACAAATTGTTAGAaatttggataaaattttaattttttatagtttatatctttataatttgtaaatgattaaatcgaatttttataattttaagggggccaaagtataattttacctttactaatttaaaatttttaaaaaattttaagggctaaaagagtaaatttacattttaggaaGTAGAGGCCCATGCCAACCCCCAGCCCGCCCCTAAATATAGCTAGCTTATCCGCACGCTCTCTCTATCTGCCGTTTTTGTCATGTTTGGGTTTTCTTTTGGttcttttggtttttttttgtttttctctagtTTTATTCCCCCGTCTTTTTGTTTTCTCGCCTTGGTTTTGGTTTTCTGCTGTTCCTGAAGGGTTTTATTTTGTGAGCTATAACTTATGGAAAGAGGGCTAGCGAATCTAAGTTTGGAGAACAGTGAAATGGATGTTTTTTCTATTCAGATTGGGAACGAAGCATAGGATCCAGCATTTAGTTTCTGTTTGGTGGGATGTTTTCTAACTGCTAGTGTGATCCAATTTCTAGCCATGAGAAATACATTGGCAAATATCTGGCACCCCTTGGAGGGTGTTCAAATTTTAGATTTGGGTGAAAAGCGATTTATGTTCAAGTTTTTTAACGAAGTGGATATTCATCGTGTTATAACAGGGGCTCTTGGACTTTCAACAATCATCTATTGATTTTCCATAGGGTTC from Gossypium arboreum isolate Shixiya-1 chromosome 9, ASM2569848v2, whole genome shotgun sequence includes the following:
- the LOC108457308 gene encoding leucine-rich repeat receptor-like tyrosine-protein kinase PXC3 → MKSSIYGISFFFLFCIFPWVSGQLASKQSNTMITFSHQLANSSWNVEKEQNPCLWEGVTCNAPHNDSILSLSLSGFGLSNSSFLPLLCQINSLQSLDFSSNLFNSIPVEFFNSCGEIDGLKSLNFSKNMLVGSLPTFQKFVGLESLDLSFNSLNGSIDSQLNGLSALKSLNLSFNHFTGSVPSRLGKSRVLEQLELSMNRFTGEIASEIGEHGNLIKIDLSGNHLNGIIPESFVNLTKLETLILSSNQLHGAIPAGLLGITTLQRFSANQNNFVDLPSTNPSMSLKILDLSYNKITGRILPQLLLGSNLQTVDLSYNMLTGPIPVTISSSLVRLRLGSNYLSGPIPSTSFVSLSSLTYLELDNNSFTGTIPPQIGSNRKLALLNLAQNKLNGTLPDELLNLTQLEVLKLQLNKLSGEIPNQIGRLNMLSVLNISWNSLNGIIPPSISNCGKLISLNLQNNGLTGLIPDAIGNLKFLLELQLGENKLHGRIPDMPQKLQISLNLSFNNFDGPIPKTLSGLNDLEVLDLSNNRFSGTVPDFLVRLSSLSQLVLSNNQLFGDLPQFKPHVSVDINGNPQLHRPKDSPPVLSKKRKPVGVTIVITFAAAVLAVVVVAIVFLLISKRLSKVNEEQLQSLEVLSPPRVIQGNMLTANGVHRSNIDFTKAMEAVANPANIVLKTRFSTYYKAMMPSGASYYVKKLNWSDKIFQLGSRDKFEQEIEALGKLSNSNIMIPLAYVLTVDSAYLFYEFAPKGTLYDILHGSLKSSLDWASRYSIAVGVAQGLAFLHGCTSSPILLIDLSSRSIVLKSLKEPQVGDIELCKVIDPSKSNGSLSTVAGSVGYIPPEYAYTMRVTMAGNVYSFGVVLLELLTGKAAVSEGTELAKWVLSNSVRPNKLDHILDFSISRTSLVVRNQMLAVLKVALACVSVTPESRPKMKSVLRMILNVR